In the genome of Candidatus Thermoplasmatota archaeon, the window GGAAAGCATTGGACGAATGTTGATTATGATTATTATCAGAGCATCAGAACAGAAAGTCAAATGACACTCATTGATTTTGCCAGTCCCATGTGATACGCTTCGGGCTTCAGCCCGGAGTAGTTAACTTGATGGTAACCTTATACAGAGGAGGTAACAAAGTTTCTCTTTATCCATGATTCAAATACCGGATCAGTTAGGTGGTAACCGTCCTTTTTTTCCATAATACCTATACTCATCAAATATTCCAAATATTTTGGTAGAGAACTTAGATTCATACCCATGCTCTTTGCAATTGCAGATGGCCTATTATTGTTTGTTACTGCTATGATAATCTCACCATATCTCGCGGATTTCTCATTGAGTCTCCCTAATGTCTGTCTGAATTCAGAATCAAGATTCCATAGCATTTCCTCATAGCATTTCTTAACATCTCCAAGAGTCACATTCTTTCTACCGTGGGTGTGCATAATAATATGGCCAAGTCTCTGTATGTAGTCTGGAAAACATCCTGTCAACCGTGTATATCCATTGAGAGCCTCTTCTTCAATCCTAAGTCGTTTATTTACGTACTCTCTCACAACATCTTCTGTAAATGCCCCCAACTTTATTGGTGTAAGTTGCCTGTAAAAAGCGGAATCTTTGGAATAAACAAGTTCCGTCATGTAGGTTACGGCTGATGATGAGAGTATATAGAAGACCTTTTCTTGATGCTGGGTTATGGTTCTCAATCGCTTTACCCATTCAACTCCCCACCTGATTGCTATATCTGCGAATTCATCCACCATTAGAACGAAATAAACACCTTTTTCCTTGGCAAGATTTTCTATGTAATTTAATGCGTCATCGAGCAATTCTTGTTGATCTTTTCCTTCCCTAAAGCCAATCCTTATGCTTGCATAGCGTACTATCGATAACTCAGTTTCAGATATCTTGTTTAGAATGTCGGATGCTTTTTGCTTTATCATTTTCTCAATCTTACGACGATACGCCTTATCTCCTGTTTTTTCCACGTATGCCTTCAATGCCATGTCTATCAACTGACGGGAAAGTAGAGCCTTGGACGGCATTCCATAGCAGTCTATAAAAACGGGAATTACGCCCTCAAAATCTAATTTCAAATTTTTCAGCAAGGAAGTCTTTCCAGTACGCCTTAGACCAATGAGTGCTATGTTGTTTCCACCGCCTTTTGGTATCTCACTTAATATGCTACGAATTTTTTTCAACTCCTTCTCTCGATTGACAAAGTATTTGCCTGTCACAGGTCTCCCGTATCTAAAATATTCCATATTTTGATATATTCTGCAGGGAATATATTCTTTTCGGTATATATTATTTACATTCTAGTCAGAATATATTCTTTTCAGCATATATTTTTTGCATTCTCTTGAGAATATATTCTGCAGGGAATACAAAGGAACTGCTAAATGAATTTATAGGAATTTGTTTATTGTCAAGAAGAGATGATTACAAAGATTTGGAGAAATATTTGGAGAAAATAAAAGAAAATTCGTTTTAAGCAAATTGTAAAAGTTTAGGGAATCAGTTATTAAAAATTGTGAATGACCCAATGATCCTTTCATTTACTTTTTGTAAGGTCACAATTCACACAGCACAAATGGTGGTTAGTTATAAGTTTTGTTTAAAAATGAATTGTAAAGGATTTTGCAAAAAAATTCAATGCCATCGCCGAATCTCTCGAATTTATGCAGGATAAAGATTTCATGAAATCTTATAAAAAAGCAAAAGAAGAAATAAAAAATAGAGAGTTTACTGATTGAAATGAGTTATAAGATACTCCCAACTAAATAGAAATAAAAAACTTACCCCTGGTAAGTTACTTACCCCTGGTAAGTAAAAACACGCCTTCCTTAATCATTGGGTCTGCTACCAAATATTTTCTTTCTTTGCTCCTGTTGATAAACCCATATTTTTCCAATTCATGAAGATATTTTGAAACCATTTTGTCATTTATCTTTTTCCCCTCTTGAGCTTCTAAAAATCTTTTAACTTCAACCCATCTTAGTGGGGTTGAAAGTGCTTCTAGTAATTTCAAATATCTTCTCTTCGCTTCCTTTCTAAATTTAAGAAAATGTTCTATTTCTTTTGCAGTAATTTTTCTACCTTCTTTTTTAACTATTTTAAGAGACTTATCTACACCATAGGTGGTTGAATAATATCCAAAAAGGGTAAGCCAACCTATTACTCCATCAAAGATTTCTAAGGCTTTTTCTATATCACCTTTCTTTATTTCTTTTTTATGTTGCTTAAATCCAAGTTGTAAAAATTCCGTTGCGTCTTTTTTTCTTAAGCGATTTAATTTTATTAACCTTTTTGGTCTTCCATAAAGGTCGCTCTCAGCATCTACTCCTATTATTGAATCAAGTATTCCAACTTCTGAACCTGCCAAAACCACAGTAATATGTCTTGTATGCTCAAACAAATGTGCAATAATTCCACTAATATTTCCTGCTTTAAGTCTCTGGGCTTCGTCAATGAATATAACCAATTTAGATTTTCTTTTTTCTAATATTTTGCCTATCTTTTCAAAACTTTTTATTCCTGAGGAAAAAGAAAAGGTTGTTCCCATTCCAAATGGGGCCACCATTATTTCTTTGAGTATGTCTTTGAGTTTTAAATCAATGAAATTTTCTGTAAGTGCTACCACCGAATTTTGTAAAAGAATGTTAAAGATTTCATTTTGTTTTGGAGGAATGACTCTTCCATCGATAAAGGTTTTCGGGTATTTTAATTCATTATATACTACTTTCATTAAACTCGTTTTTCCCATTCTCCTGACTCCTTTGATTACAATAATTCTTTCCCCCTTTTTTATTGAATCATATAATTCCCTGTACTCCTTTTCAAAATTGTACAAATCTTCTTTCTTCTCTTTTGGCTCGGGATCAAAATACATGATATAGTAACAGAAAGTGAGATAAAAAACTTACCCCCGGTAAGTTACTTACCCCTAGTAAGTAACTTTGGCATGATCTATGTCATTATCGAACCAAACATTATCTTGGTTTGTTTATTGTCAAGAAGAGATGATTACAAAGACTTAGTTTCCTACGCAGGCAATTCTTCTTTAATAACTTTCCAGACAATTTCATGGTCAACAACAAAATAGCCGTGAACTAACCTATCTCTCATTTTTGCCATGCTGCTCCAAGGAAGCATCGAATATTTTTTTCTTATGGTTAGAGTCGTATTCTTGGTTGCTTCTCCAATTATTTCCAGCTTTCTTACCACTGCACTCGATGTTTTGTCATCTTGGACAAATTCTTCAAAACCCATATCACCTACAAATTGCTCAATTTTCTCTATAGCATCCAAGATATCTTTTATGAAAAATATATGTTCTCGTTTCATATATAGGCAACCTCCTTTAAGATTCTATCTCTCAATTCTTCCCGAACAGCGGGTTTTCTCACCAAGTCCACCGTCCTGCCCAAAATTTTACTTAAATATTCTTCAATTTCAATGAATTTTAATAGACCCGGAACTTCTTCAAACTCCACCAGTATATCCACGTCGCTTCTCCTTTTCTGCTCGCCTCTCACATAAGAGCCAAATATGCCCATCTTTTTAATTTTGTACCTCTCGTAAAGCTCCTTTTTGTGCTGAGCAAGCATTTTTTCGATATCCATACCTGTATCAAAAGGAGTAGAGATATTTAAGATTGTCTTTAAAATTCATCCCATCAATAATTTCAATCCTCCTTGAGGTGAAGGAGTTAAATAACGAATCAAAAAGATTTCTTGTAAGACTTTCACCACAAGTCATTCATGCAGATAAAGATTTCATGGAATCCTACAAAAAAGCGAAAGAAGAAATAAAAAATAGAGAGTTTGTTGATTGAGATGAATTATAGATATCCACAATCAAATATCAGTGAGGTTTTAACCAGCGATGGCAAAGATTTAAATTGCTTGGCTTGAGAAGAGGGTCGATAGGGTTACGCCGGCAATAGTACGATGTATCGGAATAATATTTAAATGAAGAGATTTTCCGATATATCGGAAATACTTATAAATGTTCGCTGTTTCCGATATATTGTGCACGGTGTGAAAAGGGAAAGGATCCTCAGAGTCCTCATGAATGATTCAGATGGTAGTTTGACTAAATATAAGGTCGCAAAACTTTCCGAGTGTTCAATTAGTTGGGCTATTGAGTTCATGCAGAATCTCGAGAGGGATGGATACATCAAGGGCACGAAGGTAGTAAAACCAGAGGCATTGTTAGAGTACTGGGCCTCAATTGCCCGTAAATCCATTCATTACGAATTCTTCATCCAATCTCCGACAGAACTCCTTCAAAACATAGATCTTGAATACGTCCTAACTACATATCTGGCAGAGAATCTGCTCAACCATTACCTCTTTCCAGCAAGAATCGACATCTACATCCATAAAACTGACCTTCATACTTGGAAAGAAAGGGTCAGTAAGAACGGTCTCTTCGGTAAAGGG includes:
- a CDS encoding nucleotidyltransferase family protein, whose protein sequence is MDIEKMLAQHKKELYERYKIKKMGIFGSYVRGEQKRRSDVDILVEFEEVPGLLKFIEIEEYLSKILGRTVDLVRKPAVREELRDRILKEVAYI
- a CDS encoding ATP-binding protein, which produces MEYFRYGRPVTGKYFVNREKELKKIRSILSEIPKGGGNNIALIGLRRTGKTSLLKNLKLDFEGVIPVFIDCYGMPSKALLSRQLIDMALKAYVEKTGDKAYRRKIEKMIKQKASDILNKISETELSIVRYASIRIGFREGKDQQELLDDALNYIENLAKEKGVYFVLMVDEFADIAIRWGVEWVKRLRTITQHQEKVFYILSSSAVTYMTELVYSKDSAFYRQLTPIKLGAFTEDVVREYVNKRLRIEEEALNGYTRLTGCFPDYIQRLGHIIMHTHGRKNVTLGDVKKCYEEMLWNLDSEFRQTLGRLNEKSARYGEIIIAVTNNNRPSAIAKSMGMNLSSLPKYLEYLMSIGIMEKKDGYHLTDPVFESWIKRNFVTSSV
- a CDS encoding DUF86 domain-containing protein; translated protein: MKREHIFFIKDILDAIEKIEQFVGDMGFEEFVQDDKTSSAVVRKLEIIGEATKNTTLTIRKKYSMLPWSSMAKMRDRLVHGYFVVDHEIVWKVIKEELPA
- a CDS encoding ATP-binding protein, yielding MYFDPEPKEKKEDLYNFEKEYRELYDSIKKGERIIVIKGVRRMGKTSLMKVVYNELKYPKTFIDGRVIPPKQNEIFNILLQNSVVALTENFIDLKLKDILKEIMVAPFGMGTTFSFSSGIKSFEKIGKILEKRKSKLVIFIDEAQRLKAGNISGIIAHLFEHTRHITVVLAGSEVGILDSIIGVDAESDLYGRPKRLIKLNRLRKKDATEFLQLGFKQHKKEIKKGDIEKALEIFDGVIGWLTLFGYYSTTYGVDKSLKIVKKEGRKITAKEIEHFLKFRKEAKRRYLKLLEALSTPLRWVEVKRFLEAQEGKKINDKMVSKYLHELEKYGFINRSKERKYLVADPMIKEGVFLLTRGK